From the Calonectris borealis chromosome 12, bCalBor7.hap1.2, whole genome shotgun sequence genome, one window contains:
- the SALL1 gene encoding sal-like protein 1 has product MSRRKQAKPQHFQSDPDLALLSQRNGDTEKGQANRTTKNKDAHVCGRCCAEFFELSDLLQHKKNCTKNQLVLIVNENPASPSETFPPSSPSDNPDEQMNDTVNNTDQVDCSDLSEHNKLDREESMDVEASSINNSSSSSKSVNNSITSSNSSTMGTSAVTTSLPHIGDLTTLGNFSVINSNVIIENLQSTKVAVAQFSQEARCNGASNSKLAVPALMEQLLALQQQQIHQLQLIEQIRHQILLLASQNTDMPTSSSPSQGTLRTSANPLSTLSSHLSQQLAAAAGLAQSLASQSASISGVKQLPPIQLPQSNPGNTLIPSSSGSSPNINILAAAVTTPSSEKVASSIGGSQLSNPPVSASSSPAFAISSLLSPASNPLLPQPTPSNSVFSSPLSNIGTPAEDLNSLTALAQQRKSKPPNVTAFEAKSNSDEAFFKHKCRFCAKVFGSDSALQIHLRSHTGERPFKCNICGNRFSTKGNLKVHFQRHKEKYPHIQMNPYPVPEHLDNIPTSTGIPYGMSIPPEKPVTSWLDSKPVLSTLTTSVGLPLPPTIPSLTPFIKTEEPQPIPISHPSTSPPCSVKSDSGTADPTSKISNGLADEVEAGALPTSNGKMEENPPNTSAITNMSSSVSSPAADSGSSGVATFTNPLMPLMSEQFKAKFPFGGLLDSTPASETSKLQQLVENIDKKATDPNECIICHRVLSCQSALKMHYRTHTGERPFKCKICGRAFTTKGNLKTHYSVHRAMPPLRVQHSCPICQKKFTNAVVLQQHIRMHMGGQIPNTPVTENYPESMESDTGSFDDKNFDDIDNFSDENMEDCPDSSVPDTPKSADASQDSLSSSPLPLEMSSIAALENQMKMINAGLAEQLQASLKSVENGSVEGDVLTNDSSSVGGDMESQSAGSPAVSESTSSMQALSPSNSTNDYHKSPSIEEKPVRALPSEFANGLSPTPANSGALDLTSSNTDKMIKEESLSMLFPFRDRGKFKNTACDICGKTFACQSALDIHYRSHTKERPFICTVCNRGFSTKGNLKQHMLTHQMRDLPSQLFEPNSSIGPNQNSSVMPANSLSSLIKTEVNGFVHSSPQDSKEAPSGLVASGPLSSSATSPVLLPALPRRTPKQHYCNTCGKTFSSSSALQIHERTHTGEKPFACTICGRAFTTKGNLKVHMGTHMWNSTPARRGRRLSVDGPMTFLGGNPVKFPEMFQKDLAARSGNGDPSSFWNQYAAALSNGLAMKTNEISVIQNGGIPPAPGGLGNGGSSPISGLTGSLEKLQNSEPNAPLAGLEKMASNENGTNFRFTRFVEDNKEIVTN; this is encoded by the exons ATGTCGCGGAGGAAGCAGGCGAAGCCTCAGCATTTCCAATCCGACCCCGATCTGGCCTTGTTATCCCAGCGAAATG GAGACACAGAAAAGGGTCAAGCAAATCGAACCACTAAGAACAAGGACGCCCATGTCTGTGGCAGGTGCTGTGCTGAGTTCTTTGAATTATCAGATCTCCTGCAACACAAGAAGAATTGTACTAAAAATCAATTAGTTTTAATTGTGAACGAAAATCCAGCTTCTCCTTCTGAAACCTTCCCTCCTAGTTCCCCTTCTGATAATCCTGATGAACAGATGAATGACACAGTTAATAACACAGACCAAGTAGACTGCAGTGACCTTTCAGAGCATAACAAACTTGACAGGGAAGAATCCATGGATGTGGAGGCTTCCAGCATTAACAATAGCAGTAGCAGTTCCAAGAGTGTCAACAATAGTATTACAAGCAGTAACAGCTCCACAATGGGTACCTCAGCTGTAACAACCTCTCTACCTCACATAGGGGATCTGACAACATTAGGCAACTTTTCAGTGATAAATAGTAATGTAATAATTGAAAACCTTCAGAGTACTAAAGTGGCAGTAGCACAGTTCTCACAGGAAGCAAGATGTAACGGTGCATCGAACAGTAAGCTTGCTGTACCTGCCCTGATGGAGCAACTGTTGGcgttacagcagcagcagatccaCCAGTTGCAACTGATTGAACAAATTCGTCACCAAATATTATTGTTGGCTTCCCAAAATACTGACATGCCAACATCTTCTAGCCCTTCTCAAGGTACTTTACGAACATCTGCCAACCCCTTGTCCACATTAAGTTCCCATTTAtcccagcagctggctgcagcagctggattAGCACAAAGCCTTGCTAGTCAATCTGCCAGCATCAGTGGTGTGAAACAGCTCCCCCCTATACAGCTACCTCAGAGCAACCCTGGCAACACTCTAATTCCATCCAGTAGTGGCTCTTCTCCAAATATTAACATATTGGCAGCAGCAGTTACAACACCGTCCTCAGAAAAAGTGGCTTCAAGTATTGGTGGCTCACAGCTCAGCAACCCACCAGTATCAGCATCATCTTCACCAGCTTTTGCAATAAGCAGTTTATTAAGTCCTGCATCTAATCCACTTCTACCTCAGCCGACCCCTAGTAACTCTGTTTTCTCCAGTCCCTTGTCCAATATTGGAACACCTGCAGAGGATTTAAACTCCTTGACTGCCTtggcacagcaaagaaaaagcaagccaCCAAATGTAACTGCTTTTGAAGCAAAAAGTAATTCAGATGAGGCATTCTTTAAGCATAAATGCAGGTTCTGTGCTAAAGTGTTTGGGAGTGACAGTGCCTTGCAGATTCATTTACGTTCTCACACTGGCGAGAGGCCATTTAAATGCAACATATGTGGGAACAGGTTCTCCACAAAGGGAAACTTAAAAGTCCACTTTCAACGTCATAAAGAAAAATACCCTCATATTCAAATGAATCCATACCCAGTGCCAGAGCATTTGGACAATATTCCTACAAGCACGGGTATTCCTTATGGGATGTCTATACCACCAGAGAAACCTGTCACAAGCTGGCTGGACAGCAAGCCAGTCCTCTCCACCCTGACGACTTCTGTTGGCCTGCCACTCCCACCAACGATTCCAAGCTTGACCCCATTCATCAAAACTGAGGAGCCTCAGCCGATTCCCATTAGCCATCCTTCCACTAGCCCTCCCTGCTCTGTCAAGAGTGACTCGGGAACAGCTGATCCCACATCAAAAATTTCTAATGGACTTGCTGATGAGGTAGAGGCTGGTGCTTTGCCTACCTCAAAtggcaaaatggaagaaaacccTCCAAACACAAGCGCCATCACTAACATGAGCAGCTCCGTGAGCTCACCGGCAGCAGACTCGGGCTCCAGCGGTGTCGCCACTTTTACAAATCCACTGATGCCTCTAATGTCAGAGCAGTTTAAGGCAAAGTTTCCATTTGGAGGACTATTGGATTCAACGCCAGCATCTGAAACATCAAAATTGCAGCAACTGGTAGAAAACATTGACAAAAAGGCAACCGATCCTAACGAGTGTATCATTTGCCACCGAGTTCTCAGTTGCCAGAGTGCACTGAAAATGCATTATCGCACGCATACCGGTGAGAGGccatttaaatgtaaaatctGTGGTCGCGCTTTCACTACTAAAGGCAACTTAAAGACTCATTACAGTGTCCACCGTGCCATGCCCCCGCTGAGAGTACAACATTCATGTCCAATCTGCCAGAAAAAATTCACCAACGCCGTTGTGCTACAGCAGCATATCCGAATGCACATGGGAGGACAGATCCCCAACACCCCAGTCACGGAAAACTATCCTGAGTCAATGGAATCAGATACGGGATCTTTTGATGATAAGAATTTTGATGATATAGACAACTTCTCGGATGAGAACATGGAAGACTGTCCTGACAGCAGCGTGCCAGATACACCTAAGTCTGCAGATGCATCACAAGACAGCTTGtcttcttcccctctgcccctggAAATGTCAAGTATTGCTGCTTTGGAAAATCAGATGAAGATGATCAATGCAGGACTTGCTGAACAACTTCAGGCAAGCTTAAAGTCAGTTGAAAATGGGTCAGTGGAAGGGGACGTTTTGACTAATGATTCATCATCTGTCGGTGGTGATATGGAAAGCCAAAGTGCTGGAAGCCCTGCTGTCTCAGAGTCTACCTCTTCCATGCAGGCCTTGTCCCCATCCAACAGCACTAATGATTACCATAAGTCACCAAGTATTGAAGAGAAACCAGTAAGAGCTTTACCAAGTGAGTTTGCCAATGGTTTGTCTCCAACCCCCGCTAACAGTGGTGCTTTGGACTTGACGTCTAGTAACACTGATAAAATGATTAAAGAAGAGTCTCTGAGTATGCTCTTTCCTTTCAGAGATAGAGGTAAATTTAAAAACACCGCATGTGACATTTGTGGCAAAACATTTGCTTGTCAGAGTGCCTTGGACATTCATTACAGAAGTCATACCAAAGAGAGACCATTTATTTGCACAGTTTGCAATCGTGGCTTTTCCACAAAGGGTAATTTGAAGCAGCATATGTTGACACATCAAATGCGAGATCTACCATCACAACTATTTGAGCCCAATTCCAGTATTGGCCCTAATCAGAACTCTTCGGTTATGCCTGCTAATTCACTGTCATCGCTCATAAAGACTGAGGTTAACGGCTTTGTGCACAGCTCTCCTCAGGATAGCAAAGAAGCACCCTCTGGTCTAGTTGCTTCGGGGCCGCTGtcctcctctgccacctccccggtcctgctccctgctctccccagaaGAACCCCCAAACAGCACTACTGCAACACGTgtgggaaaacattttcttcctccagtgctCTGCAGATCCACGAAAGGACACACACTGGTGAGAAACCTTTTGCCTGCACTATATGTGGAAGAGCATTCACAACAAAAGGCAATCTGAAG gttCACATGGGCACTCACATGTGGAACAGTACTCCTGCAAGACGAGGCAGACGACTTTCCGTAGATGGCCCCATGACATTTCTAGGAGGCAATCCTGTAAAGTTCCCAGAAATGTTTCAGAAGGATTTGGCTGCGCGGTCGGGGAATGGAGACCCCTCCAGCTTCTGGAACCAGTACGCAGCAGCACTCTCCAATGGCTTGGCCATGAAGACCAACGAGATCTCCGTCATCCAGAATGGCGGCATCCCTCCGGCGCCGGGGGGCCTGGGCAATGGTGGCAGCTCTCCCATCAGCGGCTTGACAGGAAGCCTGGAGAAGCTCCAGAATTCAGAACCCAACGCACCTCTAGCTGGTCTGGAGAAAATGGCAAGCAATGAAAATGGGACAAACTTCCGTTTTACGCGTTTCGTGGAAGACAACAAAGAAATTGTAACAAATTAG
- the LOC142087013 gene encoding uncharacterized protein LOC142087013 encodes MLNLLIPAQTVDELANLNSQYERRRTERLEFRGNVSAELREASAYIFAGLRRGRRRDFGSRLSARRGRTTSRKLCDLFIARNPGPSPRVSPPRSRGRVAHGTAAPGAATAPGRAGPGGSSAGPGQQAPPQRGAAAGAEGPAPTPPRERSPSSWPLGVRPAGGGGRTGDAAPRPGAPTGPHLPGRGSRRPLVAPRPGTGTGRGTSPPPPAGLRRRPPESPFSRRGREKGGGRQKKKKKKKKKGKKKKRCFTRSLSKSWWTQSQRLFLAHRLGGEGETEEKKKKIKCNLREIKQAPVLLRASALAAAEPLSGAAAARSRARRRRQLPGRGDPPHGPARRRQLFRLQEAFGAVGGRDCSAAGQRPPLGGSGGCGSAGVRGGVAGGARKWVPGGVFRPFRGDGASSVCGRTGHPSRGAPGSASPRQPHFVPPLRGARRKARGARVHLPRAQDARPPRGGRAEGEHQKTERVWSFVKKQAKQNAELKK; translated from the exons ATGCTAAATTTGCTGATCCCTGCGCAAACCGTAGATGAATTAGCAAACCTGAATTCACAGTATGAAAGGAGAAGAACGGAGCGCTTGGAATTTCGAG GAAATGTTTCGGCAGAGCTACGCGAAGCGAGCGCTTATATATTTGCTGGTTTACGAAGAGGGCGTCGCAGGGACTTTGGAAGCCGGCTAAGTGCTCGCAGAGGCAGGACAACATCCCGCAAACTTTGCGACTTATTTATCGCGCGGAACCCAGGACCCTCACCCCGCGTTTCGCCCCCGCGCAGCCGAGGGCGCGTCGCACACGGCACCGCCGCTCCTGGGGCCGCcaccgcgccgggccgggccgggccgggcggcagcTCGGCGGGCCCAGGGCAGCAGGCACCGCCGCAGCGCGGAGCGGCCGCGGGAGCGGAGGGCCCCGCGCCAACGCCTCCTCGGGAA CGCTCGCCCTCCTCATGGCCGCTGGGGGtccggccggccggcggcggcgggcgcacGGGGGACGCTGCCCCCAGGCCGGGCGCCCCCACCGGCCCCCACCTTCCCGGCCGCGGCTCTCGCCGACCACTTGTCGCCCCGCGTCCCGGTACAGGTACGGGCAGGGGCACGTCCCCTCCACCGCCCGCCGGGCTGCGCCGACGTCCTCCGGAATCCCCCTTCTCccggagggggagggaaaaagggggaggaaggcaaaaaaaaaaaaaaaaaaaaaaaaaaaaaggcaaaaaaaaaaaaagatgtttcacaCGCTCCCTCTCCAAATCCTGGTGGACACAAAGCCAGCGTTTATTCCTCGCTCACCGacttggaggggagggggagacggaggaaaaaaaaaaaaaaataaaatgcaacctTAGGGAGATAAAGCAAGCCCCCGTGCTGCTCCGAGCTTCCGCGCTGGCGGCCGCGGAGCCCCTCTCCGGCGCGGCGGCTGCGCGGAGccgggcacggcggcggcggcagctcccgGGACGGGGCGATCCcccccacggcccggcccggcggcggcaaCTTTTCCGCCTCCAGGAAGCTTTTGGTGCAGTCGGAGGCCGGGACTGCTCGGCGGCGGGGCAGCGTCCCCCGCTCGGCGGGAGCGGGGGGTGCGGGAGCGCTGGGGTCCGCGGGGGTGTTGCGGGGGGGGCAAGAAAGTGGGTGCCCGGGGGGGTTTTCCGCCCCTTTCGGGGGGACGGCGCGAGCAGCGTGTGTGGCCGGACGGGGCATCCGTCCCGCGGGGCTCCAGGATCAGCCTCCCCGCGGCAGCCCCACTTTGTTCCTCCGCTCCGCGGGGCGCGGAGAaaggcgcggggggcgcgggtcCATCTCCCGCGGGCTCAGGATGCCAGACCGCCCCGCGGGGGGAGGGCGGAGGGAGAACATCAAAAAACGGAAAGAGTTTGGAGTTTCGTTAAGAAACAGGCGAAACAAAACgctgagttaaaaaaataa